Proteins co-encoded in one Bacillus paramycoides genomic window:
- a CDS encoding Ger(x)C family spore germination protein yields MEKIKNKLILISCIALFSLTGCLQKNIIDDVHLIQGTVFDVAKDNKIKVTFVCPIQQKGNKVQVFEGTANAVKQVKADTSLESSQPFASGQMRVALFTIRIAKKGMVASFDTLIRDVNIGNALYVALLEGNGTELLKGKYTTSSNVAIYIKKMLEHNMETGPLPTDNLHVGAFRYYQVGQDYYIPILKKHGDKIKITGIGLFKKDKYVGKIAEKDMFVFKGLLEKHKLDSREFKANPGYVMINNIRSVPTYDVKIKNGKPSFSIHVKVDARIQEVSKQINLENAKNTKKIEKVVQKQLETQGKKLIKQFKSLDVDPLGLGAKYKQHYRPFKLEEWKQMYKDVPVTIKYTVDITNSGVIE; encoded by the coding sequence ATGGAAAAAATCAAAAATAAATTAATACTTATCTCTTGTATAGCACTCTTCAGTCTAACTGGATGTTTACAAAAAAATATTATCGATGACGTACACCTTATCCAAGGAACTGTCTTTGATGTAGCAAAAGATAATAAAATAAAGGTAACATTTGTTTGTCCTATTCAGCAAAAAGGGAACAAAGTTCAAGTTTTTGAAGGAACAGCAAATGCGGTAAAACAAGTAAAAGCTGACACATCTTTAGAGTCTTCTCAACCATTTGCTAGCGGGCAAATGCGGGTTGCTCTATTTACCATCCGAATTGCTAAGAAAGGAATGGTTGCTTCCTTCGATACATTAATTCGTGATGTAAACATTGGGAATGCCTTATATGTTGCTTTACTTGAAGGTAATGGCACTGAACTTTTAAAAGGAAAGTACACAACTTCATCTAACGTTGCAATTTATATAAAAAAAATGCTAGAACATAATATGGAGACCGGTCCTTTACCAACAGATAATCTGCATGTAGGAGCATTCCGTTATTATCAAGTAGGGCAAGACTACTATATTCCAATTTTAAAGAAACATGGTGATAAAATAAAAATCACGGGAATTGGTCTTTTTAAAAAAGATAAATATGTTGGTAAAATCGCGGAAAAAGATATGTTTGTATTCAAAGGACTTTTAGAGAAACATAAATTGGACTCACGTGAATTTAAAGCAAATCCTGGGTACGTAATGATTAATAATATTCGTTCTGTTCCAACATACGATGTAAAAATAAAAAACGGAAAGCCTTCTTTTTCCATTCATGTTAAAGTCGATGCTCGTATTCAAGAAGTATCGAAACAAATTAACTTAGAGAATGCTAAGAACACAAAAAAGATTGAGAAGGTCGTTCAAAAACAATTGGAGACACAAGGTAAGAAATTAATTAAGCAGTTTAAATCTTTAGATGTCGATCCTCTCGGGCTAGGAGCTAAATATAAGCAACATTATCGCCCATTCAAATTAGAAGAGTGGAAACAAATGTACAAAGATGTTCCGGTTACTATAAAATACACCGTAGACATTACAAATTCTGGTGTAATTGAATGA
- the leuS gene encoding leucine--tRNA ligase, translated as MSFNHQEIEKKWQGYWEENKTFRTPDETEKPKFYALDMFPYPSGAGLHVGHPEGYTATDILSRMKRMQGYNVLHPMGWDAFGLPAEQYALDTGNSPAEFTEHNINTFRNQIKSLGFSYDWDREVNTTDPNYYKWTQWIFLKLFEKGLAYVDEVPVNWCPALGTVLANEEIIDGKSERGGHPVERRPMRQWMLKITAYGDRLLEDLDELDWPESLKDMQRNWIGRSEGAEVHFNIDGIDEKFTVFTTRPDTLFGATYCVLAPEHALVAEITTAEQKEAVEAYINAVKMKSDLERTELAKEKTGVFTGAYAVNPVNGEKLPIWIADYVLATYGTGAVMAVPAHDERDYEFASVFNLPMKEVVKGGDITKEVYTGDGAHVNSAFLDGLNKEEAIAKMIEWLEVTSAGNQKVTYRLRDWLFSRQRYWGEPIPVIHWEDGTMTAVKEEELPLVLPKTDNIRPSGTGESPLANIDEWVNIVDPETGKKGRRETNTMPQWAGSCWYYLRYIDPNNSEALVDPEKVKQWLPVDIYIGGAEHAVLHLLYARFWHKVLYDIGVVPTKEPFQQLFNQGMILGENNEKMSKSKGNVVNPDDIVASHGADTLRLYEMFMGPLDASIAWSENGLDGARRFLDRVWRLFVQDNGELSEKITDAPNKELEKAYHQTVKKVTEDYAELRFNTAISQMMVFINDAYKAETLPKEYVEGFVKMIAPVAPHIGEELWSKLGYNETITYASWPTFDESKLVEDEVEIVVQVMGKVRAKLTMSKDASKEEMEQLALEAIQDQIEGKTVRKVIVVPGKLVNVVAN; from the coding sequence ATGAGCTTTAATCATCAAGAAATTGAGAAGAAGTGGCAAGGGTACTGGGAAGAGAATAAAACATTCCGTACGCCAGATGAGACAGAAAAACCAAAATTTTATGCACTAGATATGTTCCCATATCCATCAGGTGCAGGTCTACACGTAGGACATCCAGAAGGTTATACAGCGACGGATATTTTATCTCGTATGAAGCGTATGCAAGGATATAATGTTCTTCATCCAATGGGATGGGATGCATTTGGTCTTCCAGCAGAGCAATATGCACTTGATACTGGAAACAGCCCAGCTGAATTTACAGAGCATAATATTAATACGTTCCGTAACCAAATTAAATCGTTAGGTTTCTCTTACGATTGGGACCGTGAAGTAAATACAACAGATCCAAACTACTACAAGTGGACACAATGGATCTTCCTAAAACTATTTGAAAAAGGCTTAGCTTACGTTGATGAAGTACCTGTAAACTGGTGCCCAGCGCTTGGTACAGTACTTGCAAACGAAGAAATCATTGATGGTAAGAGTGAGCGCGGTGGACATCCAGTTGAGCGTCGTCCGATGAGACAGTGGATGTTAAAAATTACAGCTTACGGAGATCGTCTATTAGAAGATCTAGATGAGCTTGATTGGCCAGAAAGCTTAAAAGATATGCAACGTAACTGGATTGGTCGTTCTGAAGGTGCAGAAGTACACTTCAATATCGACGGTATAGACGAGAAATTCACAGTTTTCACAACGCGCCCTGATACATTATTTGGTGCAACGTACTGTGTGCTTGCTCCGGAACATGCACTTGTTGCAGAAATTACAACAGCAGAACAAAAAGAAGCGGTAGAAGCTTACATTAACGCTGTAAAAATGAAGAGTGACCTAGAGCGTACAGAACTTGCAAAAGAAAAAACTGGTGTATTTACTGGTGCTTACGCAGTTAACCCAGTAAATGGTGAGAAATTACCAATCTGGATTGCTGATTACGTTCTTGCAACTTACGGAACAGGTGCTGTAATGGCAGTTCCAGCTCATGATGAGCGTGACTATGAATTCGCATCAGTATTCAATCTTCCAATGAAGGAAGTTGTAAAAGGCGGAGACATTACGAAAGAAGTGTACACAGGTGATGGTGCACACGTAAACTCAGCATTCCTTGATGGTTTAAATAAAGAAGAAGCAATCGCAAAAATGATTGAATGGCTTGAAGTAACAAGCGCAGGAAATCAAAAAGTAACGTACCGTCTACGTGACTGGTTATTCAGCCGTCAACGTTACTGGGGTGAGCCAATTCCAGTAATTCACTGGGAAGATGGCACAATGACAGCTGTGAAAGAAGAAGAATTACCATTAGTTCTTCCAAAAACAGATAACATCCGTCCTTCAGGTACAGGTGAATCACCACTTGCTAACATTGACGAGTGGGTAAATATTGTTGATCCTGAGACTGGTAAAAAAGGTCGTCGCGAAACGAACACAATGCCACAATGGGCTGGTAGCTGCTGGTATTACCTACGTTACATCGATCCAAACAATAGCGAAGCACTTGTAGATCCTGAAAAAGTAAAACAATGGCTTCCAGTTGATATTTATATCGGTGGAGCAGAGCACGCTGTACTTCACTTACTATATGCTCGTTTCTGGCATAAAGTATTATACGATATCGGTGTAGTTCCAACGAAAGAGCCATTCCAACAATTATTCAACCAAGGTATGATTCTAGGTGAAAACAACGAGAAAATGAGTAAATCAAAAGGTAACGTTGTAAACCCTGATGATATCGTAGCAAGCCATGGTGCAGATACACTTCGTCTATACGAAATGTTCATGGGACCATTAGATGCTTCAATCGCTTGGTCTGAAAATGGTCTTGATGGAGCTCGTCGTTTCCTAGACCGTGTATGGCGCCTATTCGTTCAAGATAACGGTGAACTAAGTGAGAAAATTACTGATGCACCAAATAAAGAGCTTGAAAAAGCTTACCACCAAACAGTGAAGAAAGTAACAGAAGACTATGCAGAGCTTCGCTTCAACACAGCGATTTCTCAAATGATGGTATTCATCAACGATGCATACAAAGCTGAAACACTTCCGAAAGAATATGTAGAAGGTTTCGTAAAAATGATTGCACCAGTTGCACCTCACATCGGGGAAGAGCTATGGAGCAAACTTGGATACAATGAAACAATCACATATGCAAGCTGGCCAACATTTGATGAGTCTAAACTTGTAGAAGATGAAGTTGAAATCGTTGTTCAAGTTATGGGCAAAGTTCGCGCAAAACTAACAATGAGTAAAGACGCATCAAAAGAAGAAATGGAACAACTTGCACTTGAAGCAATTCAAGACCAAATTGAAGGGAAAACAGTTCGTAAAGTAATTGTTGTTCCTGGAAAACTTGTTAACGTTGTTGCAAACTAA
- a CDS encoding cation:proton antiporter regulatory subunit — translation MNIRESELPGIGCKFEVITKGNEKMVIVIHDDGRREMYHFDADHDESVASISLRDSEARQIAAILGGMVYRPQALDTIEMAFEGLSIEWFKVENHAPVVQQTIGSLHVRKTYNVTIIAILKKNMKKFFNPGPDSIIEAGDMLVLSGERHEVKRIINELLSAGGDS, via the coding sequence ATGAATATTAGAGAGAGTGAACTACCGGGCATTGGATGTAAATTTGAAGTTATAACAAAAGGTAATGAAAAAATGGTTATCGTTATTCATGATGATGGCCGAAGAGAAATGTATCATTTTGATGCGGATCACGATGAGAGTGTTGCGAGCATTTCTCTTCGTGATTCTGAAGCGAGACAAATCGCGGCTATATTAGGCGGAATGGTATATAGGCCGCAAGCGTTAGACACAATTGAGATGGCTTTTGAAGGATTATCAATTGAATGGTTTAAGGTAGAAAATCATGCGCCAGTAGTACAACAAACAATTGGTAGCTTACATGTCAGAAAAACATATAACGTAACGATTATTGCTATTTTGAAAAAGAATATGAAGAAATTCTTTAATCCAGGTCCAGACTCTATTATTGAAGCTGGCGATATGCTCGTATTATCGGGTGAAAGACATGAAGTGAAAAGAATTATTAATGAATTGCTTTCAGCAGGAGGTGATTCATAA
- a CDS encoding HAD family hydrolase, whose amino-acid sequence MTNEKGLDKGYELVAKMHKEFGHPVTNTPTKLTEERAKIRASFMQEELEEFLEATTVEDQYDALIDLIYFAFGTFAEMGVRPDKGFEIVNNANMAKLFPDGKPRFREGDGKILKPEGWQAPEPQLRAEIERQRKEAEKNC is encoded by the coding sequence ATGACAAACGAAAAAGGTTTAGATAAAGGGTACGAACTTGTTGCAAAAATGCATAAAGAGTTCGGACACCCCGTGACAAATACTCCAACAAAACTAACAGAAGAACGCGCAAAAATCCGTGCAAGTTTTATGCAAGAAGAGCTAGAAGAATTTCTAGAAGCAACGACTGTTGAAGATCAATATGATGCACTAATTGACCTTATTTACTTTGCATTCGGAACGTTTGCGGAAATGGGCGTACGTCCTGATAAAGGATTCGAAATTGTAAATAACGCAAACATGGCAAAACTATTTCCTGATGGAAAACCTCGATTCCGTGAAGGCGACGGCAAAATTCTAAAACCAGAAGGCTGGCAAGCACCAGAACCACAACTTCGTGCTGAAATCGAACGTCAGCGCAAAGAAGCTGAAAAAAACTGCTAG
- a CDS encoding tyrosine-type recombinase/integrase: MEVVEALKDISQIEAMKKYLKEHSQRDYLLFVIGINTGLKITELLSMKFEEVLNEDGTVKEFYSLPVKDEKFKQDIYLNTKVKEALLEYVQSIDAQRENYVFQSNKTKNSITRQQAYRVIHNAAEAVGIVGKIGTNSMRKTFGFHAYKRGIAIALLQKHFHHATPSETLKYLGISKDEKFKTEIDVDL; the protein is encoded by the coding sequence ATGGAAGTTGTAGAGGCATTAAAAGATATAAGTCAAATTGAGGCTATGAAAAAGTATTTAAAAGAGCACTCGCAGCGAGATTATCTTTTATTTGTTATTGGAATTAACACTGGATTAAAGATTACTGAACTACTTAGTATGAAATTTGAAGAGGTATTAAATGAAGATGGAACTGTGAAAGAGTTCTACTCTCTTCCTGTGAAAGACGAAAAATTTAAACAAGATATTTATTTAAATACAAAAGTAAAAGAAGCACTTTTAGAGTATGTACAATCTATTGATGCTCAAAGAGAAAACTACGTATTTCAATCGAATAAAACGAAAAATTCAATTACGCGTCAACAAGCGTATCGCGTTATTCATAACGCAGCTGAAGCAGTTGGGATTGTTGGAAAGATTGGAACGAACTCAATGAGAAAAACATTTGGATTTCACGCGTACAAAAGAGGAATAGCAATTGCGCTATTGCAAAAGCATTTTCATCACGCGACTCCATCTGAGACGCTTAAGTATTTAGGGATCTCAAAAGATGAGAAGTTTAAAACAGAGATTGATGTAGATTTGTAA
- a CDS encoding ABC transporter permease has translation MLFKLSMSGLKSKLKDYIVLLVGLVMSISIFYMFQTLALNEAFLKENSTIGQIGFVFQAGSFLLAIITFFYILYANSFLLSLRQKEFGMYMMLGAKKHKVTLLMFIETIVLGAASLAIGIIVGVGLAEGIGQLLMKQLEFAGKGYKAFYLPSMTVTCIFFFALFVLSAIMNSIKLSRISVLQLVHADAQTERVAVKGKMTGVVAFLAVILLGIGYASMIYMEKLREMGIIIALITTTAGTYMLFGSLLPVIIKKLKSNKKRSEKGLNAFTFAQLNFRINSLTKVLATVAMLVALGAGAISGGMAFKNNVIKMVDGLVIYDSVVHNPTAEEKKVLDGITFKEKNEYRYKVDNKYVYYVKEDLEKNRPLVRDMANMKSMKDLVNTKKVSAELPVGAVSREMNEKDANAKALPEEWDEAFRTIQPFYVHEDHAIKIVDQKMYDTVNGKEGIVFTGKTDDFEAHIKEWKKLDELQLDKYKNIAIERLDSKYRAYDMFYGVASGTVFMGFFLGIAFLAMMASCLMFKILSGASKDITRYQMLRKIGVRRELLTKSIYKELFLVFLFPAILGIAHVLVGMNIFGFILVDPYFRIWVPIVIFVVIYAIYYFITVQLYKGIVLPKED, from the coding sequence ATGTTATTTAAACTTTCCATGTCAGGACTAAAAAGTAAGCTGAAAGATTATATCGTCTTACTTGTTGGTCTTGTCATGTCCATTTCAATTTTTTATATGTTCCAAACATTAGCGTTAAACGAGGCCTTCCTTAAGGAAAATTCTACTATTGGTCAAATTGGATTTGTATTCCAAGCAGGTTCATTTTTACTAGCTATTATAACGTTCTTCTATATTTTGTATGCGAACTCTTTCTTACTATCTCTTCGTCAAAAAGAGTTTGGTATGTATATGATGTTAGGAGCAAAAAAGCATAAAGTTACATTACTTATGTTTATCGAAACAATCGTATTAGGTGCTGCGTCTCTTGCGATTGGTATTATAGTTGGTGTAGGCCTTGCAGAAGGTATCGGACAGTTATTAATGAAGCAATTAGAATTTGCTGGTAAAGGCTATAAAGCATTTTATTTACCATCAATGACTGTTACTTGCATCTTCTTCTTTGCACTATTTGTATTATCAGCAATTATGAACAGTATTAAATTATCACGTATTTCTGTACTGCAACTTGTACATGCAGATGCACAAACAGAACGTGTTGCGGTAAAAGGAAAAATGACAGGTGTAGTTGCATTCCTTGCGGTTATTTTATTAGGCATTGGCTATGCATCAATGATTTACATGGAAAAACTAAGAGAAATGGGAATCATTATTGCATTAATTACAACAACAGCTGGTACTTACATGCTGTTTGGATCACTTCTCCCTGTTATTATTAAAAAGTTAAAGAGTAATAAAAAACGTAGTGAAAAAGGGCTTAACGCTTTTACATTTGCACAATTAAATTTCCGTATTAATAGTTTAACAAAGGTACTTGCAACAGTAGCGATGTTAGTTGCTCTTGGAGCGGGTGCAATTTCAGGTGGTATGGCTTTTAAAAATAACGTTATAAAAATGGTTGATGGTTTAGTAATTTACGATTCAGTTGTTCATAATCCAACAGCTGAAGAAAAGAAAGTTTTAGACGGTATTACATTTAAAGAGAAAAATGAATATCGTTACAAAGTTGATAATAAATACGTTTACTATGTAAAAGAAGATTTAGAGAAAAATCGTCCTTTAGTAAGAGATATGGCAAATATGAAATCGATGAAGGATTTAGTGAACACGAAGAAAGTTTCTGCAGAACTGCCAGTAGGTGCAGTTTCTAGAGAAATGAATGAAAAAGATGCGAATGCTAAAGCACTTCCAGAAGAATGGGACGAGGCTTTCAGAACAATCCAGCCATTCTACGTACATGAAGATCATGCAATTAAAATTGTAGATCAAAAAATGTACGATACTGTAAATGGTAAAGAAGGAATTGTATTTACTGGAAAAACAGATGATTTTGAAGCACACATAAAAGAATGGAAAAAACTTGACGAGTTGCAACTAGATAAATATAAAAATATAGCAATTGAAAGACTAGATAGTAAATATCGAGCTTACGACATGTTCTACGGCGTTGCGAGTGGAACAGTGTTTATGGGATTCTTCCTTGGAATTGCTTTCTTAGCAATGATGGCAAGTTGTTTAATGTTCAAAATTCTTTCTGGTGCATCAAAAGATATTACGCGTTATCAAATGCTTCGTAAAATCGGTGTGCGCCGTGAGTTATTAACGAAATCGATTTATAAAGAGTTATTCTTAGTATTCTTATTCCCAGCAATTTTAGGTATTGCTCACGTATTAGTTGGTATGAATATTTTCGGATTTATTTTAGTTGATCCGTACTTCCGTATTTGGGTACCAATCGTAATTTTCGTAGTAATTTATGCGATTTATTACTTCATTACAGTTCAATTGTATAAAGGAATTGTTCTTCCGAAAGAAGATTAA
- a CDS encoding MDR family MFS transporter: protein MPRKVWLLVAGMIINVTGASFLWPFNTIYLHDHLGKSLSVAGMVLMINSLTGVIGNLLGGVLFDKWGGYKSTLVGIVITLVSILGLVFFHGWPLYVVWLALIGFGSGMVFPSMYAMVGTVWPEGGRRAFNAMYVGQNVGIAIGTACGGLVASYRFDYIFLANFILYFVFFLIAFIGFRGMEDKKEPGVQKEVETKKGWSLTPGFKALLIVCVAYALCWVTYVQWQGAIATHMQELNISLRHYSLLWTINGAMIVCAQPLVSMLIRWMKRSLKQQIMIGIIIFAASFIVLSQAQQFTMFLVAMVTLTIGELFVWPAVPTIANILAPKDKLGFYQGVVNSAATVGKMFGPVVGGAIVDLYNMEVLFIAIMVMLVVAIIATSIYDKRVKVEETVEEKIAV, encoded by the coding sequence ATGCCAAGGAAAGTATGGCTATTAGTAGCTGGGATGATTATTAATGTCACGGGTGCTTCTTTTTTATGGCCTTTTAATACAATTTATTTGCATGATCACCTAGGAAAATCTTTATCTGTGGCCGGAATGGTATTAATGATCAACTCGCTTACTGGTGTAATCGGAAACTTGCTCGGCGGTGTTTTATTTGATAAATGGGGCGGTTATAAATCAACTTTAGTAGGGATTGTGATTACACTCGTATCAATTTTAGGTCTTGTGTTCTTCCACGGTTGGCCATTATATGTTGTGTGGCTAGCGTTAATCGGCTTTGGTTCTGGAATGGTCTTCCCATCGATGTACGCGATGGTCGGTACGGTTTGGCCAGAGGGCGGAAGACGAGCATTTAATGCGATGTATGTTGGACAAAACGTTGGTATTGCGATCGGAACAGCATGTGGTGGATTAGTTGCATCGTATCGTTTTGATTATATTTTCTTAGCGAACTTTATTTTATACTTTGTTTTCTTTTTGATTGCTTTTATTGGATTCCGTGGTATGGAAGACAAAAAAGAGCCGGGAGTGCAAAAAGAAGTCGAAACGAAAAAAGGTTGGTCGCTTACACCTGGATTCAAAGCACTTCTTATCGTGTGTGTAGCATATGCTTTATGCTGGGTTACATACGTACAGTGGCAAGGGGCGATTGCAACACATATGCAAGAATTAAACATTAGTCTTCGTCACTACAGTTTATTATGGACGATAAACGGAGCGATGATTGTTTGTGCGCAGCCACTAGTTAGTATGCTAATTCGCTGGATGAAGCGTTCTTTAAAACAACAAATTATGATCGGAATTATCATTTTTGCGGCGTCATTCATTGTGTTAAGTCAAGCGCAGCAATTTACGATGTTCCTCGTTGCGATGGTGACTTTAACAATTGGTGAGTTATTCGTTTGGCCAGCAGTTCCGACCATTGCAAATATACTTGCGCCAAAAGATAAACTTGGGTTTTATCAAGGCGTTGTAAATAGCGCGGCGACTGTAGGGAAAATGTTCGGACCGGTCGTTGGCGGAGCGATTGTTGATTTATACAATATGGAAGTATTGTTTATAGCAATCATGGTAATGCTTGTAGTAGCGATTATTGCAACGAGCATTTATGATAAACGAGTAAAAGTAGAAGAAACAGTTGAAGAAAAAATTGCAGTTTAG
- a CDS encoding cation:proton antiporter: protein MDTLIFEVGTALVLVAFAAILAAKLKFSIIPFLIILGMLVGPHAPDLGLIDLRFIESGEVISFLGRVGVIFLLFYLGLEFSIKKLIKSGKSIAFGGTVHISLNFILGLLYGYVMGFPLLETLIIAGIITISSSAIVAKVIVDLRRSGNKETELILGIIMFDDIFLAVYLSVVSGLVLGGATSFVGALTSVLIAVGYMLLFFVIARKATPLLNKILDISSNEIFIIVIFAILFFVVGFSETIHVAEAIGALLLGLVFSETEHSDRIEHLVVPFRDFFGAIFFFSFGLSIDPFSLGGAVWLALGAVLITLIGNFTAGMIAGRKAGLSHKASTNIGLTLVSRGEFSIIVANIGIAGGLMAAIKPFSALYVLILASLGPLLTKESGRIYSLLDKIFKWSAKERAKRKKEVG from the coding sequence ATGGATACTTTAATCTTTGAAGTTGGAACTGCGTTAGTATTAGTAGCTTTTGCAGCTATCCTCGCTGCGAAGTTAAAGTTTTCGATTATTCCGTTTCTCATTATACTCGGTATGTTAGTGGGGCCTCATGCCCCAGATTTAGGACTTATCGATTTAAGGTTTATTGAAAGCGGAGAAGTTATTTCATTCCTCGGCCGTGTTGGCGTCATATTCCTCTTATTCTACTTAGGTTTAGAATTCTCAATAAAAAAATTAATTAAATCAGGAAAGTCAATTGCTTTTGGGGGGACTGTCCACATATCGCTTAATTTCATATTAGGTTTGCTTTATGGATATGTGATGGGCTTTCCCTTACTAGAAACGTTAATTATTGCTGGAATCATTACAATTTCATCAAGTGCAATTGTTGCGAAAGTAATTGTTGATTTAAGAAGATCTGGTAATAAAGAGACTGAATTAATATTAGGAATCATTATGTTTGATGATATTTTTTTGGCTGTATATTTATCAGTCGTTTCAGGGTTAGTGCTCGGTGGTGCCACATCATTTGTAGGTGCTCTTACATCGGTATTAATCGCAGTAGGATATATGCTACTATTTTTTGTAATCGCTAGAAAAGCTACGCCGCTCTTAAATAAAATATTAGATATTTCGTCAAATGAAATTTTTATTATCGTAATATTTGCTATTTTATTCTTTGTAGTAGGATTTTCAGAAACGATTCATGTTGCAGAAGCGATTGGAGCGTTATTGTTAGGGCTAGTCTTTTCTGAAACAGAGCATAGCGATCGGATTGAGCATCTCGTCGTCCCATTTCGTGATTTCTTTGGAGCTATATTCTTTTTCAGCTTCGGTTTAAGTATAGATCCGTTTTCACTTGGAGGAGCAGTGTGGTTGGCGTTAGGGGCAGTGCTCATTACACTCATCGGTAATTTTACAGCTGGAATGATTGCAGGACGTAAAGCCGGGTTATCGCATAAGGCTTCTACGAATATCGGTTTAACACTTGTATCACGCGGAGAGTTCTCCATTATTGTAGCAAATATCGGTATTGCGGGTGGCTTAATGGCAGCAATTAAACCGTTCTCTGCACTGTACGTTTTAATATTAGCATCGTTAGGTCCGTTATTAACGAAAGAGTCTGGGAGAATATACTCTTTACTAGATAAGATATTTAAATGGAGCGCTAAAGAACGTGCGAAGCGAAAAAAAGAAGTTGGATAG
- a CDS encoding spore germination protein, producing the protein MSKVQEKYQISPVFVFFLIHGAQFGAGVLGFARITAKAAGYDGWMGVLITGLCIQILIWMMYFLLKETNGNLIDLQRQTFGKWIGNVFNIIFAAYFLIVSISVIRTYVEIIQVWMFPTGSTFMLTLFLCLVSYYIISSGFRVITGICVISVGGTLGYLFLSLFVLKYSHWENLLPIFTHSFSDILKSAQLSIYSMTGFEIYLMVYPFVKNPKQSHKFAQYGALFSNLLYLFSTLLAFSFFSEKQLLKTIWAQLSMTQVIQLPFIERLEYIAISGYALVIISSFILPLWASMRATHEIFRVKQRGVLIAFIIITLIVSQLLTNRHDINNFISNASKGSFWLIYVYIPILFIIVWVKRKWKKSKIN; encoded by the coding sequence ATGAGTAAAGTTCAAGAAAAATATCAAATATCTCCTGTCTTTGTTTTCTTCTTAATTCACGGTGCACAGTTCGGAGCTGGCGTTCTCGGATTTGCTCGAATCACCGCAAAAGCCGCTGGATACGACGGCTGGATGGGAGTTCTAATCACAGGACTCTGTATCCAGATTCTTATATGGATGATGTATTTTTTATTAAAAGAAACAAACGGGAATTTAATTGATTTACAACGACAAACGTTTGGAAAGTGGATAGGGAACGTCTTTAATATCATCTTTGCAGCCTATTTTTTAATCGTTAGTATTTCGGTTATTCGAACATACGTTGAAATTATTCAAGTATGGATGTTCCCAACTGGCTCCACCTTTATGTTAACACTTTTTTTGTGCCTAGTTAGCTATTACATCATTTCTTCTGGATTTCGTGTCATTACTGGCATTTGCGTCATCTCTGTTGGTGGTACACTAGGGTATTTATTTCTAAGCTTATTCGTTTTGAAATACTCACATTGGGAGAATTTACTCCCTATATTCACACATTCTTTTTCAGATATTTTAAAATCCGCTCAACTGTCAATCTACAGCATGACTGGTTTTGAGATTTACCTCATGGTTTATCCATTTGTGAAAAACCCTAAGCAATCTCATAAATTTGCTCAATATGGGGCACTATTTTCAAACCTTCTATATTTATTTAGCACCCTTTTAGCCTTTTCGTTTTTTAGTGAAAAACAATTGTTAAAAACGATATGGGCCCAACTTTCTATGACCCAAGTCATTCAATTACCATTTATAGAAAGACTCGAATATATTGCAATTTCAGGCTATGCACTCGTTATTATTTCAAGTTTTATCCTCCCTTTATGGGCGTCAATGAGAGCAACTCACGAAATATTCCGTGTAAAACAAAGAGGTGTTTTAATCGCTTTTATCATTATCACCCTCATTGTTTCACAACTTTTAACAAACAGACACGATATTAATAATTTTATTAGTAATGCATCAAAAGGGAGCTTTTGGCTCATTTATGTATACATCCCAATCCTATTTATCATTGTGTGGGTGAAAAGAAAATGGAAAAAATCAAAAATAAATTAA